The Corvus hawaiiensis isolate bCorHaw1 chromosome 7, bCorHaw1.pri.cur, whole genome shotgun sequence genome contains a region encoding:
- the LOC125328985 gene encoding maestro heat-like repeat-containing protein family member 7: MENCDVYSTDTSAAMLDLLEGESVSSLEQVPAMVRDIHQWLMANESDEQSLDRTLLELAEAHPADVGITLLRVAPSCDRAATTMWKTLMSSPMTAEPVLLLLLNVLGSWPEHSTRTSDGDNTDVFALAATVVMWKILQVPCVPQAVTVYLPRLFVHLLFQVFFSTGEMPEEVDNLWRVCRKEHGLVTNPSRFAVQTLRALLCLEYEDMVTAMDRKRGWDALLCADTQHDAVALLAREVSCVSIPLCSGIALHLLGLLSAEEPRWDLPALAFFVEVLECLDLRECGDSVVEISSKYLQSERRQMRHLALRALLVLRDDPSVAERTWSLTESLVKLLWDTDGEIVGMTLVVLGFLFLDKDILVSSPIALQLAEALLPLFDNDDNQVQRLSMILFREMMDFLAEEGEKLVQWSLLPLFFRCHDENRHVAWASWVTLLRATEFLKRRDLTKRVEKQKLWMFAKCLLAVDRSRMTEYVRRALPYLYSPQESLRRVAARFIVIAGQSLTRQQGAFGLICQALEDTAEDISLAIGSLAQETSQFLRALERAPVSISRKLRNQLRSAWKARPRLWGRGWLFCWSPVES; this comes from the exons ATGGAAAACTGTGACGTCTACAGCACCGACACCAGTGCTGCCATGCTGGATTTGCTTGAGGGAGAGAGTGTTTCCAGTCTAGAGCAA GTGCccgccatggtcagggacatcCACCAGTGGCTCATGGCCAATGAGTCTGATGAGCAGAGTCTGGACAggaccctgctggagctggctgagGCACACCCAGCCGATGTGGGGATAACTCTGCTGCGTGTGGCCCCATCATGTGACAG agctgctacGACCATGTGGAAGACACTCATGTCCTCGCCCATGACTGCGGAgccggtgctgctgctgctcctcaatGTGCTGGGGAGCTGGCCAGAGCACAGCACGCGCACCTCCGACGGGGACAACACAGATGTCTTTGCCCTGGCT GCAACTGTGGTGATGTGGAAGATCCTCCAGGTGCCCTGTGTCCCACAGGCAGTCACAGTGTATTTGCCCCGCCTCTTTGTGCATCTGCTCTTCCAAGTGTTCTTCAGCACAGGGGAGATGCCAGAGGAGGTCGATAACTTGTGGAGAGTATGCCGGAAGGAACACGGCCTTGTCACCAACCCCAGCAG GTTTGCAGTGCAGACCCTGagggccctgctctgcctggagtATGAGGATATGGTGACAGCAATGGATCGCAAGCGTGGCTGGGATGCgctgctctgtgctgacacCCAGCACGATGCAGTGGCTCTGCTGGCCAG GGAGGTGTCCTGTGTCTCCATACCCTTGTGTTCTGGGATCGCGCTCCACCTGCTCGGGCTGCTCAGCGCAGAAGAGCCACGCTGGGATCTGCCTGCCCTGGCGTTCTTTGTGGAG GTGCTCGAGTGCCTGGACTTGAGGGAATGTGGTGACAGTGTTGTGGAGATCTCATCAAAATACCTGCAGAGTGAGCGCAGACAGATGCGTCACCTGGCACTCAGGGCCCTCCTCGTGCTCAGGGACGATCCCTCAGTG GCCGAAAGAACGTGGAGCCTGACTGAAAGCCTTGTGAAGCTCCTGTGGGACACAGATGGAGAGATAGTTGGGATGACACTCGTTGTACTAGGCTTTTTATTCTTGGACAAAGACATCCTGGTATCAAGCCCCATcgccctgcagctggctgaggcGCTCCTGCCACTCTTTGACAAC GATGATAACCAGGTTCAGCGGCTCTCCATGATTCTCTTCCGAGAAATGATGGATTTTTTAGcggaagagggagaaaagctTGTGCAATGGAGCCTGCTCCCACTCTTCTTCCGCTGCCATGATGAGAACCGGCATGTGGCATGG gcctcTTGGGTAACGCTGCTTCGTGCGACTGAGTTCCTGAAGAGGAGAGATCTCACAAAGCGCGTGGAGAAACAGAAACTGTGGATGTTCGCCAAGTGCCTG ctggcagtggaCAGGAGCCGAATGACCGAGTACGTGCGCCGGGCCCTGCCGTACCTGTACAGCCCACAGGAGTCCCTGCGAAGGGTGGCCGCCAGGTTCATCG TGATCGCCGGGCAGAGCTTGACAAGACAGCAGGGAGCGTTCGGGCTCATCTGTCAAG CCCTTGAAGATACGGCAGAGGACATCAGCCTCGCCATTGGAAGCCTGGCACAAGAAACGTCGCAGTTCCTCAGGGCGCTAGAGAGGGCTCCAGTCTCCATCTCTCGGAAGCTGCGAAATCAGCTCCGCAGCGCATGGAAGGCACGGCCTCGTCTCTGGGGCCGTGGCTGGCTGTTCTGTTGGAGCCCTGTAGAGAGCTGA